From a single Lolium rigidum isolate FL_2022 chromosome 7, APGP_CSIRO_Lrig_0.1, whole genome shotgun sequence genomic region:
- the LOC124672188 gene encoding uncharacterized protein LOC124672188: MATSVSALTLPRLPVSPPMPARASPAATMPRRRGTRPLRAACAYALQEGQSRRSHRLPCGLDLEVIAQQPPTPTPGRSDRPPLVFLHGSFHAAWCWAEYWLPFFSRAGFSCFALSLRAQGESSIPSEAVAGTLETHSGDIADFIRKEVPGPPILIGHSFGGLIVQQYISCLQGMKSSLRVTFSIINSEPLHPKLSGAVLVCSVPPSGNSGLVWRYLLTKPIAAVKVTLSLAAKAYANSLPLCKETFFSSEMDDELVLRYQGLMKDSSKLPLFDLRKLNASLPVPSVGNGTLEVLVMGASNDFIVDVEGLSETARFYNVQPVCVEGVAHDMMLDCSWEKGAEIILSWLDKLVPRSV; encoded by the exons atggccacctCTGTCTCCGCCCTCACCCTTCCCCGCCTCCCCGTGTCGCCGCCAATGCCAGCGCGGGCGTCGCCGGCAGCGACGATGCCGAGGCGGAGGGGGACCAGGCCCCTCCGCGCCGCGTGCGCCTACGCGCTCCAGGAGGGCCAGTCCCGCCGCTCCCACCGCCTGCCCTGCGGCCTCGACCTAGAGGTCATCGCCCAGCAACCGCCCACTCCGACCCCGGGAAGGAGCGACCGGCCGCCGCTGGTGTTCCTGCACGGGAGCTTCCACGCTGCCTGGTGCTGGGCGGAGTACTGGCTGCCCTTCTTCTCGCGCGCTGGGTTCTCCTGCTTCGCCCTCAGCCTCCGAGCGCAG GGTGAAAGCAGCATTCCATCTGAGGCAGTGGCTGGCACGCTCGAG ACACATAGTGGCGATATTGCGGATTTCATCCGAAAGGAGGTTCCTGGCCCACCTATTCTAATTGGACATTCCTTTGGGGGCTTGATTGTGCAGCAATATATATCATGCCTACAAGGTATGAAGTCT TCATTACGTGTCACCTTTTCTATTATAAATTCAGAACCTCTTCATCCAAAGCTTTCCGGTGCTGTTCTTGTCTGTTCTGTGCCTCCCTCAGGAAACAG TGGATTGGTATGGCGTTACCTTTTGACTAAACCAATTGCTGCTGTCAAG GTTACTCTTAGCTTGGCTGCAAAAGCGTATGCAAATTCATTGCCTCTCTGCAAGGAAACATTTTTCTCATCAGAAATGGATGACGAACTAGTCCTGAG GTACCAAGGTCTAATGAAGGACAGCTCGAAGTTGCCACTATTTGACTTGAGGAAACTCAATGCATCATTGCCTGTACCCTCCGTGGGAAATGGTACATTAGAAGTTCTGGTCATGGGTGCCAGCAACGATTTCATTGTG GATGTGGAAGGACTTTCTGAAACTGCAAGATTCTACAATGTGCAACCTGTCTGTGTGGAAGGGGTAGCACATGATATGATGCTAGATTGCTCGTGGGAGAAAGGAGCTGAGATAATCCTGTCATGGTTAGATAAGCTCGTGCCACGATCAGTGTAG